From Musa acuminata AAA Group cultivar baxijiao chromosome BXJ3-8, Cavendish_Baxijiao_AAA, whole genome shotgun sequence, one genomic window encodes:
- the LOC103993432 gene encoding protein SCARECROW 2-like isoform X2, which produces MARKRLVSELDLQPDSSYNPARLPRRAATGASSTSSGNPTCSGDFSGQPSVLLNPPSTLSVDAAQHSPAASLLLPATTTATHSAPLFTSLPAPALPSLTVCGFSGLPLFPPETHRIALPASRAEGLQLVASSVAGGGASDDAAAGTDWVDGIIRDIVCSSAAGGEVSIPQIVNSVREIVHPCNPGLAALLEFRLRSLVSDPSPTQCLPSLSGSLAPDPSDKRRRDARMAPPLPETVPPANTASYLSSAAAVAGVGWEEPASRLQGAQQKPQPPPQSRPPRSSNSASSDEATAAAAAESAAAAAAAKEKREELQQRQQEAEGLHLLTLLLQCAEAVAADNLDEASLLLLEISELSTPFGTSAQRVAAYFSEAMSARLVSSCLGLYSPLRTVPHRHRLASAFQVFNGISPFVKFSHFTANQVIQEAFELEDRVHIIDFDIMQGLQWPGLFHILASRPNGPPHVRLTGVGSSMEALEATGKRLSDFADTLGLPFDFVPVVEKVGNLNPERLGVSRQEALAVHWLRHSLYDVTGSDTNTLWLLQRLAPKVVTMVEQDLSQAGSFLARFVEAIHYYSALFDSLGASYGEDSHERHIVEQQLLSREIRNVLAVGGPARTGQVKFSNWREKLSQSGFRGVSLAGNAAAQATLLLGMFPSDGYTLVEENGTLKLGWKDLCLLTASAWRPMIQHPSATSTTTHLVDNR; this is translated from the exons ATGGCGAGGAAGCGGCTGGTGTCCGAGCTcgaccttcagcctgattcttCTTACAACCCTGCTCGCCTGCCTCGCCGCGCTGCAACTGGCGCCTCCTCCACTTCCTCCGGGAATCCGACGTGCTCAGGGGACTTTTCTGGCCAACCCTCCGTCCTGTTGAATCCGCCTTCGACGCTGTCCGTCGATGCCGCCCAACACAGCCCTGCTGCTTCCCTTTTGTTGCCTGCTACTACTACTGCTACTCATAGTGCTCCTCTCTTTACATCTTTGCCTGCTCCTGCTCTTCCTTCGCTGACCGTTTGTGGGTTCTCTGGCTTACCACTTTTCCCGCCCGAGACCCATCGGATTGCCTTGCCTGCTTCGAGAGCGGAGGGCCTTCAGCTTGTTGCTTCCTCTGTCGCCGGTGGTGGGGCCTCCGATGACGCCGCAGCAGGCACGGATTGGGTGGACGGGATTATACGTGATATAGTTTGTAGCTCCGCTGCCGGCGGGGAGGTTTCCATCCCTCAGATAGTAAACAGCGTCCGCGAGATCGTGCACCCTTGCAACCCTGGCTTGGCGGCCCTCCTCGAGTTCCGCCTCCGGTCGCTCGTCTCCGACCCTTCACCGACCCAGTGTCTGCCCTCCCTCTCCGGGAGCCTAGCGCCAGATCCCTCCGACAAGCGGCGAAGGGATGCTAGAATGGCCCCGCCGCTGCCGGAGACAGTGCCACCGGCCAACACGGCGTCATATTTGTCGTCCGCAGCAGCAGTTGCTGGCGTCGGATGGGAAGAGCCAGCGAGTCGCCTCCAGGGTGCACaacagaagccgcagccaccaccGCAATCTCGACCTCCACGGAGCTCCAACTCCGCCTCCTCTGACGAGGCCACGGCTGCTGCTGCGGCCGAATCCGCGGCAGCAGCCGCAGCCGCgaaggagaagagggaagagCTGCAGCAGAGGCAGCAGGAGGCGGAGGGACTACACTTGCTGACGCTCCTGCTCCAGTGTGCGGAGGCGGTGGCCGCGGACAATCTGGACGAGGCCAGCCTTCTGCTGCTGGAGATCTCGGAGCTGTCGACCCCCTTCGGCACGTCGGCGCAGCGCGTGGCGGCCTACTTCTCTGAAGCCATGTCGGCCCGGTTGGTGAGCTCGTGCCTGGGCCTCTACTCGCCGCTCCGGACGGTGCCCCACCGCCATCGTCTTGCCTCCGCCTTCCAGGTCTTCAACGGCATTAGCCCCTTCGTCAAGTTCTCCCACTTTACGGCCAACCAGGTCATCCAGGAGGCGTTCGAGCTGGAGGACCGCGTGCACATCATCGACTTCGACATCATGCAGGGACTCCAGTGGCCGGGCCTCTTCCACATCCTGGCCTCTCGCCCTAACGGCCCGCCGCATGTGCGCCTTACCGGCGTCGGCTCCTCCATGGaagcactcgaggccaccggcaagcGCCTCTCCGACTTCGCCGACACGCTAGGCCTCCCCTTTGATTTCGTACCCGTCGTCGAGAAGGTCGGGAATCTGAACCCCGAGCGCCTCGGCGTCTCTCGCCAAGAGGCCCTCGCCGTGCACTGGCTCCGCCATTCACTGTACGACGTCACCGGCTCCGACACCAACACTCTCTGGCTTCTCCAGCG GTTGGCCCCCAAGGTTGTGACGATGGTAGAGCAGGACCTCAGCCAAGCAGGTTCTTTCTTGGCCCGGTTCGTGGAAGCCATCCACTACTACTCCGCCCTCTTCGACTCCCTCGGCGCCAGCTACGGCGAGGACAGCCATGAGCGGCACATCGTCGAGCAGCAGCTCCTCTCCCGCGAGATACGCAACGTGCTCGCCGTGGGTGGCCCGGCGCGCACCGGCCAGGTCAAGTTCAGCAACTGGCGGGAGAAGCTGAGCCAGTCCGGCTTCCGAGGCGTCTCGCTTGCCGGCAACGCGGCAGCCCAGGCCACCCTCCTCCTCGGCATGTTCCCGTCCGACGGCTACACTTTGGTCGAAGAGAATGGCACCCTCAAGCTGGGGTGGAAGGACCTTTGCTTGCTTACAGCTTCAGCTTGGAGGCCAATGATTCAGCATCCTTCAGCCACCTCCACCACCACTCATCTCGTCGACAATAG GTGA
- the LOC103993432 gene encoding protein SCARECROW 2-like isoform X1, whose product MARKRLVSELDLQPDSSYNPARLPRRAATGASSTSSGNPTCSGDFSGQPSVLLNPPSTLSVDAAQHSPAASLLLPATTTATHSAPLFTSLPAPALPSLTVCGFSGLPLFPPETHRIALPASRAEGLQLVASSVAGGGASDDAAAGTDWVDGIIRDIVCSSAAGGEVSIPQIVNSVREIVHPCNPGLAALLEFRLRSLVSDPSPTQCLPSLSGSLAPDPSDKRRRDARMAPPLPETVPPANTASYLSSAAAVAGVGWEEPASRLQGAQQKPQPPPQSRPPRSSNSASSDEATAAAAAESAAAAAAAKEKREELQQRQQEAEGLHLLTLLLQCAEAVAADNLDEASLLLLEISELSTPFGTSAQRVAAYFSEAMSARLVSSCLGLYSPLRTVPHRHRLASAFQVFNGISPFVKFSHFTANQVIQEAFELEDRVHIIDFDIMQGLQWPGLFHILASRPNGPPHVRLTGVGSSMEALEATGKRLSDFADTLGLPFDFVPVVEKVGNLNPERLGVSRQEALAVHWLRHSLYDVTGSDTNTLWLLQRLAPKVVTMVEQDLSQAGSFLARFVEAIHYYSALFDSLGASYGEDSHERHIVEQQLLSREIRNVLAVGGPARTGQVKFSNWREKLSQSGFRGVSLAGNAAAQATLLLGMFPSDGYTLVEENGTLKLGWKDLCLLTASAWRPMIQHPSATSTTTHLVDNRYEDIHSSLLGNDL is encoded by the exons ATGGCGAGGAAGCGGCTGGTGTCCGAGCTcgaccttcagcctgattcttCTTACAACCCTGCTCGCCTGCCTCGCCGCGCTGCAACTGGCGCCTCCTCCACTTCCTCCGGGAATCCGACGTGCTCAGGGGACTTTTCTGGCCAACCCTCCGTCCTGTTGAATCCGCCTTCGACGCTGTCCGTCGATGCCGCCCAACACAGCCCTGCTGCTTCCCTTTTGTTGCCTGCTACTACTACTGCTACTCATAGTGCTCCTCTCTTTACATCTTTGCCTGCTCCTGCTCTTCCTTCGCTGACCGTTTGTGGGTTCTCTGGCTTACCACTTTTCCCGCCCGAGACCCATCGGATTGCCTTGCCTGCTTCGAGAGCGGAGGGCCTTCAGCTTGTTGCTTCCTCTGTCGCCGGTGGTGGGGCCTCCGATGACGCCGCAGCAGGCACGGATTGGGTGGACGGGATTATACGTGATATAGTTTGTAGCTCCGCTGCCGGCGGGGAGGTTTCCATCCCTCAGATAGTAAACAGCGTCCGCGAGATCGTGCACCCTTGCAACCCTGGCTTGGCGGCCCTCCTCGAGTTCCGCCTCCGGTCGCTCGTCTCCGACCCTTCACCGACCCAGTGTCTGCCCTCCCTCTCCGGGAGCCTAGCGCCAGATCCCTCCGACAAGCGGCGAAGGGATGCTAGAATGGCCCCGCCGCTGCCGGAGACAGTGCCACCGGCCAACACGGCGTCATATTTGTCGTCCGCAGCAGCAGTTGCTGGCGTCGGATGGGAAGAGCCAGCGAGTCGCCTCCAGGGTGCACaacagaagccgcagccaccaccGCAATCTCGACCTCCACGGAGCTCCAACTCCGCCTCCTCTGACGAGGCCACGGCTGCTGCTGCGGCCGAATCCGCGGCAGCAGCCGCAGCCGCgaaggagaagagggaagagCTGCAGCAGAGGCAGCAGGAGGCGGAGGGACTACACTTGCTGACGCTCCTGCTCCAGTGTGCGGAGGCGGTGGCCGCGGACAATCTGGACGAGGCCAGCCTTCTGCTGCTGGAGATCTCGGAGCTGTCGACCCCCTTCGGCACGTCGGCGCAGCGCGTGGCGGCCTACTTCTCTGAAGCCATGTCGGCCCGGTTGGTGAGCTCGTGCCTGGGCCTCTACTCGCCGCTCCGGACGGTGCCCCACCGCCATCGTCTTGCCTCCGCCTTCCAGGTCTTCAACGGCATTAGCCCCTTCGTCAAGTTCTCCCACTTTACGGCCAACCAGGTCATCCAGGAGGCGTTCGAGCTGGAGGACCGCGTGCACATCATCGACTTCGACATCATGCAGGGACTCCAGTGGCCGGGCCTCTTCCACATCCTGGCCTCTCGCCCTAACGGCCCGCCGCATGTGCGCCTTACCGGCGTCGGCTCCTCCATGGaagcactcgaggccaccggcaagcGCCTCTCCGACTTCGCCGACACGCTAGGCCTCCCCTTTGATTTCGTACCCGTCGTCGAGAAGGTCGGGAATCTGAACCCCGAGCGCCTCGGCGTCTCTCGCCAAGAGGCCCTCGCCGTGCACTGGCTCCGCCATTCACTGTACGACGTCACCGGCTCCGACACCAACACTCTCTGGCTTCTCCAGCG GTTGGCCCCCAAGGTTGTGACGATGGTAGAGCAGGACCTCAGCCAAGCAGGTTCTTTCTTGGCCCGGTTCGTGGAAGCCATCCACTACTACTCCGCCCTCTTCGACTCCCTCGGCGCCAGCTACGGCGAGGACAGCCATGAGCGGCACATCGTCGAGCAGCAGCTCCTCTCCCGCGAGATACGCAACGTGCTCGCCGTGGGTGGCCCGGCGCGCACCGGCCAGGTCAAGTTCAGCAACTGGCGGGAGAAGCTGAGCCAGTCCGGCTTCCGAGGCGTCTCGCTTGCCGGCAACGCGGCAGCCCAGGCCACCCTCCTCCTCGGCATGTTCCCGTCCGACGGCTACACTTTGGTCGAAGAGAATGGCACCCTCAAGCTGGGGTGGAAGGACCTTTGCTTGCTTACAGCTTCAGCTTGGAGGCCAATGATTCAGCATCCTTCAGCCACCTCCACCACCACTCATCTCGTCGACAATAGGTACGAGGACATCCATAGCTCATTGTTAGGAAACGATTTGTAG